GGGACGACGGAACCGTTCTTCGCAACGATTTTATCCTGAGCGATATCGCTTCGGATGACATGCAGAAGAAATGGAATCCGGATGGTGACCAGGCCTGGATGGACGAAATTGATCATTTCAATTTTACTTCTGACAATGCTGGTTTTAACGGACAGTGGGCTTATGACTACGATGGCATTTCCCGTTCGAACCTGGCCATCAGTTATCTGACCAATGACGAGTTGATGGGTAAGCTGACCATGGACAGCAATCTGAGAAACCGTTTGCTGGGTGAGGTTTACTTCCTGAGAGCTTTTTACTATTTCGATTTGGTCAATAATTTCGGTGATGTTCCGCTTTTGGTAAAACCATTGGAAAGTTTCTCTGAAGCTTATGATGTAGCTACTCGTGCACCGAAAGCTCAGGTGATGGATCAAATCCGTGCCGACCTGGCGCAGGCAGTTACCCTGTTGCCTAACAGCAAATATTCAGATAATACTCAGCCCTGGCGTGCATCGAAAGGTGCTGCCATTGCTATGCAGGCAAAAGTAGAGCTTTATAGCGAAAACTGGCAGAAAGTGCTGGATTACGTCAACCAGCTGGATGGTCTTGGTTTCTATTCGCTCGATGATAATTACTTCGACAACTTCCAGGTGGAGAAAGAGTTCACTGACAACGAGGTGATCTTTGCTTACGACCATGAAAGTAATACAGTTCCGAGATCAGGCAATGGTTTGTGTGCATTGCTGGGATGGGGCTTCGTAGCTCCCGAACAGAATTTCATCGATGAATTCGAGCCGAACGATCCGCGTCTGCTCTATACGGTCGACGTAGACAATCAAGCTGTTTATAAAATTCTTGGTGAGACGAATACCGATAATAAGGGAAATGATGACTCACCCAGTAACAAGATTTACATCCGCTATGCTGATGTCATGCTTTGGAAAGCGGAAGCCGATATCAACCTGGGTAACTACACCGAAGCCATCGGTATCATCAACGAGGTCAGGGCCCGGGCACGGAATACCGTTGCCATCGATGGAACTACACCTCCGGCAGGAACCTTGCCTGACCGTGATGTAAATTCAACGGATAAGGCTCAGATTATGGGTTGGTTGCGCCATGAACGTCGTGTGGAGCTTGGCTTTGAATCACAGCGCTTCAATGACTTGAAACGTTGGGGAATTGCCAAAGATGTACTGGATGCACAGGGTCAAAACTTCCAGGATAATAACTATCTCTATCCAATTCCACAGCGTGAAATTGATAAATCAGGTGGTACTATTACCCAGAACCCGGGTTATTGATGCTTAACAGATAATAGATAGGAAACAGGATGCCCCATAGTTTATGTCGGATATTCGGGGCATCCTTGTTTTCAAATTCCGCTAAGAAAAAGACAAAAAGCTAGTTATGGATATGGCAAAGAGATTCGCCGGGAACCCGATCTTACGCCCCGGCGATCTGAAACCGAGCAGGGAAGGATTGAAAATTGAATGCTTGCTCAATCCGGGAGTGTTCCGGTACGATGGAAAGATATGGATGTTGCTTCGGGTAGCCGAACGTCCCGAGCAGAAAGAAGGATTCACTTCTTTCCCTCTATACAAGGAGAACGGCGAACTGGAGATTAAAGAGTTTAAAAATGATGATCCGGAGCTCGATTTATCCGATCCCCGGGTTATCAGCTATCAGGGACAAGATTATCTGACAACGATTTCGCACTTGCGTCTGGTTTGCAGTGACGATGGCGTCCATTTTCATGAACCAGAAGGATATCCGTTGCTCACAGGAAAGGGAATTCACGAATCTTACGGAATTGAAGACTGTCGGGTATCGCAAATAGACGACACCTACCATTTGACTTACACTGCCGTTTCGCATTTGGGCGTAGGAGTAGGGCTCCGGACTACCAAAAACTGGAAAGAATTCGAACATCACGGGATGATATTTCCCGCGCACAATAAGGACAGTGCCATTTTCGAAGAAAAGATTAACGGTCGTTATTATGCGTTTCATCGTCCCAGCAGTCCTGAATTAGGAGGAAACTATATCTGGTTAGCCAGTTCGCCGGATGGTGATCACTGGGGAAATCATCAGTGTATTGCACAAACACGGAAAGGAAAGTGGGACAGTGTGCGCATTGGTGCAGGTGCCGCTCCCATTCGCACGGACGAAGGCTGGCTGGAAATCTATCATGGAGCCAACGAGGACAACCAGTATTGCCTGGGTGCTTTGTTGATGGATATTGACGATCCGTCGAAAGTGCTGGCCCGTTCCGAAGAGCAGCCCATCATGATGCCGGCAGAAGAATATGAAAAGACCGGATTTTTCGGCAATGTCATTTTTACCAACGGCCATCTGGTGGATGGTGATGAAATTACCATGTATTACGGTGCGGCCGATGAAGTGATTTGCGGTGCAAACTTCTCTGTCAAAGAGATTTTGGAGTCACTGCATTAGAAAACGAATGATCTCAACTGAGGAATTATGCTGAATAAACTGGTTAACGAATACCGCGTGTTTAATACCTATCCCAAGGGCATGCGGATATTACTGATTACGAATTTAATTTATTCGCTGGTACTGCCGATTATCGAGATGTTTATCGGTGCCTATATCATGCGAAATTCGCACGAAGCCAAGCTGGTAGTTATCTTTCAGTTGGCACTTTATTCCGGTATTCCGTTAACTTTTGCTATCAACGGATTTCTTCTCCGGAAGATAAAAATCGCCTGGCTATACTCGTTCGGAATGCTGCTGAGTGGCGTTTCCATGTCGGCCATGATGATGCTCCATGAGCTGGATGCTACCGGCATTGGTGTTGCCGGATTGATCATGGGACTATCCTACGGTTTCTTTTGGGCCAACCGCGATTTTCTGGCGCTGGAGACAACCGACGATAATAACCGTAACTACTATTACGGACTGGAATCATTCTTCTACACGCTGACCGGGGTGATTGTGCCTTATGTGGTTGGTGTATTTATCGGGGCCACCGATGAGCATCACTGGTTTGGAGGGAATACCAACATGGCGTACCGAATCGTTACGGCGTCGGTCTTCCTGTTAACCATTATCTCTTCCATTGTGGTTCACCGGGGTAATTTTGTTAACCCAAAGCAAGAACGTTTTCTCTATTTCCGGTTTCACGTTCTTTGGCGAAAAATGCTCGGACTGGCATCACTGAAAGGACTGGCGCAGGGATACATCGTTACGGCTCCGGCCATGTTAATCATGAAGCTGGTTGGGAACGAAGACGTACTGGGAACCGTTCAGGCTATTGGAGCCATTTTTTCTGCTATTGTCCTCTATCTCATCGGACGAATGGCGAAACCGAAGCACCGTATTTACATCTTTTCGTTTGGGTTGCTGTTATTTGCTACCGGAAGTTTCATTAATGCAGGACTTTATTCCTCGCTGGGCGTGATACTTTTCATGTTGTGTCTGGTAATGGCCCGCCCATTGTTGGATGTGGCATATTTCCCGATTCAGTTAAAGGTGATCGATACGGTCGCAGCTATTGAAAAGCGAAACCAATTTACGTATATTCTGAATCACGAGTTGGGATTGTATGTTGGACGTTTGATTGGATGTGGACTTTTCATTCTGATGGCAACCTACATCGGTGAAGATTTTGCGTTGAAATATGCGCTGGTGATTATCGGTTTGTTGCAGTTATTGTCCATTTTCGTTGCACAGAATATCATCAAATCAAAATACTAAACCATGAAGAAAATATCATTGTTGGCAGCCATTATTCTGATGTTGGCATCATGTGCTCCTAAGCCTGAGTTGCGTCATCAGGATAAGGTGCAGCAAAAAATGCTGGAGCGGATCGGTCAAATGCCCGATTTGCCTTCTCCTTATAAAATGCTTGACTGGAAAGCGAAAGCCAGAGGGTTTGACAAACTGGTTTTTGATTCTACTCAAACCGGTGATTACTGGCCGCTCATCTGGACGGATAATTCGCAGAAAAACTTTCCGCAGAAAACATTCGGAATTTATACAGCCATTGGCGACGTTCGCCAGGGACCGGATCATCACAACGGAATTTTCCATGAGTCACTCACGACGATGGGGGCAGTACTCGGAGCTACCCTGATGGGCATTGATAAATCAAATCAGGATGGCAAGGATTATGTGAACATGCTTCGGAATTATTTCAACAAGGATACCGGATGGGATATTATGATGAACAATACCTGTCCCGATGTGGCTTTGTTAGGAGGTGGTTACGGCCGCGACTGGTGGTACGATGTTTTTCCGAATGTCATCTACTACGGAATCATGAATTTCTATCCGAATGAGGAAAATGCTACTCCGCTGCTTCGGTCTATTGCCGATAAATTTTTGGCTGCCGATTCCGTGTTGAATGGTAACTATCATCATTCGTTTTTTAACTACGGAAAACTGGAACCGAAGGACAGCCAGATTTGCCCTCAGCAGGATGCAGCAGCTGGACACGCATACGTATTATATGCGGCGTATAAGAAGTTCGGTGATAAGCGTTACCTCGAAGGCGCTAAATCGGCTTTGGATGCATTGCTCAGTCAAAAGGACAATACGTTCTATGAGATACTGATGCCTTTCGGAGCTTATGTGGCTGCCCGTTTGAATGCCGAAGAAGGCACTCATTATGATTTCACCAAAATCATGAAATGGACCTTTAACGGCGATGCTAAATGCCGGAGAGGTTGGGGCGTTTTAGCTGATAACTGGAATGGTTTCGACGTTTCGGGACTGGTTGGCAGTACTTACGACAACGGCGGATATGCTTTCCTGATGAACACCTTTGATGTAGCCTGGGCTTTGGTACCAATGGTTCGTTATGATCCTTCCTGGTCGAAAGTTGTTGGCAAGTGGATGCTGAATGCAGCCAATGCAGCTCACCTGTTTTATCCATATGAAATTCCGGATGATCACCAGACGATTCCACAGTTGAAGTCGGTCACCAAAGGAGTGATTGCTTACGAAGGCCTGACTAAAAAATCAGCTTATGAGCAGTTTGCCGATATCAAAGCTCCGGTAGCGCAGGGTGACGGCCCCAATTGGGTGAAAGGTAAGAATCCCTGGGTGAGCCAGTTCAGCGTTTATGGAAGTGCTCAGGCGGGGGTTTTCGGTAGCATCATCGATACCACCAATGTGAAAGGAGTTCTTCAGCTCAATCTGCTTGCCTGCGATTTCTATCGTGATAAAGCGTATCCTACTTACCTGTACAGCAATCCTTACAAGGAGGCAGAAGCCATCAAAATTGATTGCGGTTCGGCTCCTGTTGATTTGTACAATGCGTTAACACATAGTTTTATTCGAAAAAATGTAACCGGAGAAACCGAGTTTACACTGGAACCGAATGACGTAGCGATGCTGGTATTGGTTCCGGCAAACGGAACGCCAAAGTATGTTGGGAACAAGTTATTGGTGAATAATGTAGTGGTAGATTACGCCATTGCACAGTAAGAAACAGTTTTTTTTATTATAGTTTGGGTCAAATTGAAAACGCGCCGCAGGTTCTGCCTGTTTGGCGCGTTTTTGTGTTTTTAGCGTCTTCTTTCAGGGTGCAACATCCTACCCCGGAGATAGAATCTTCTACCCTTAGGGGGCCGACTTCCTACCTTTGGGGTAGGCTTTTCTATGTTTAAGGTAGACTTTTCCTGTTTCGGGGTGCGGCATCCTACCCCTGAGATAGAATTTCCTACCCTTAGGGGTTCAACTTCCTACCTTTGGGGTAGGCTTTTCTATGTTTAAGGTAGACTTTTCCTGTTCCGGGGTACGACATCCTACCCCTGAGATAGAATCTTCTACCCTTAGGGGTCCAACTTCCTACCTTTGGGGTAGGCTTTTCTATGTTTAAGGTAGACTTTTCCTGTTCCGGGGTGCAACATCCTACCTCTGAGGTGGAATCTTCTGTCTCAAAGGTTCAATCACGATTTTATCTATCCAGCCAATTCCGGAAGAAGCGGGCACGCTCGCGGCTGACAATGATTTTCTCTTCCGACTCAGGTTTGGTCTTCACGACGAGTTTGCCGTTAAACCAGTTGTTCACCCGGCTCACCGCATCGATGTTGATGATGAACTGCCGGTTGGCCCGGAAAAATTGCTCGGGGTCGAGTTGCTTTTCCAGTTTGTCCAGCGGATGGTCGACCACATGATTAACTTCCTGAAAAGTGGTGGCCGTCGTAGTTTTTTGCGAGCTGTAGAAAAAGGCAATGTCGTTCACATTAATTTTTACAAATCCGTCGGCAGTGGGAATTGCCATCCGGGTACGGTATTTCTTCTGTCCGCTGAGTAGTGCTTCCGCCAGTTCTTTGTAGTCGGAGCCCAGTAGCTCGGTTGCTTTTACCTGTTTTTGCATGGCATCCAGTTTCTCGATGCTCTTTCCGAGCATGGCCGGCTCAATGGGTTTCAGCAGGTAGTCAACGCTGTTGACCCGGAACGCCTGAATGGCGTATTCGTCGTAAGAGGTGACGAAAATGACGAAGGACTGTGGCTGAACAGCATCGAATATCTCGAAACAGATACCGTCGGAAAGTTGAATGTCGGAAAAAATAAGATCGGGATTGGGATGTGTTTTGAGCCAATCGACAGAATCGCGCACGCTGTCCAAACAGGCAACAATATGCCAGTCGGGCCGGATGTTGCTGATCAAATCAGTCATCATCCGCTGCGTGGGTAATTCATCTTCAATAATCAACACATTCATGACCTTGCAAATTTAATCGAGAAGCGGGATTTGAACAGTGAATTCTGTTTCCGTTTCCGTGATTTTTATGGTTTTTCCGGATAACAGTCGGTAACGGTCCGACAAGTTATTCAGGCCGGTACCCGAGCTGAATGTCGTTGTTTTTTCCTGTCGGTTGTTACGGACTTCCAGCGTCATCGTTTCAGCATCTGTTTTCAGCCAAATGTGCAGCGGCTCTTTTTCCGTCGCCCGGTTATGTTTGATGGCGTTTTCCACCAGAATCTGTAAAGTCAATGGAGGAATACGCAATTTTAACAGTTCCGGTTCCACCTGATTGTCCAGTGAAATAGCTTCTCCCAACCTTATTTTATGCAGGAAAATGAATTTTTCGGTAAACTGAAGTTCCTTTTCCAGTGAAACCGTTTCGTCGTCGCGGCGTTGCAGGACATATCGGTATACATCGGCCATTTTTCGGGCAAATTCCTGCGCTTTATCCGGGTTATAGTGAATCTCTGAAATCAGGACACTCAGGCTGTTAAACAGGAAGTGTGGGTTCATCTGGTTTTGAAGGACCCGGTATTCCGATTTCAGTTTTTCCTGCTTTAGCTTTTCGTTCTCGATCAACGAATTCCGCCAGTTGGAGAAAAAACTCCGTAGGAATAAGATACTGTTGAAAATGAGTACGAAAATGGCTCCGAAAACATAGGTCAGAATAATCCCGCGGAAGTGCACTTCGGGATTGCAAGTGTTATTCGGGATGGCCCTAAACAACGCAAAACCAACTATGGCCGTCCACAATAAGCTTAGCGAAACCTGTTTCAGCACCCGGGGCATCACCCGGAAGAACCAGGGCGTTTTCTTGTCCAGATATCGGTTGATCTGGATGTTGCCTTCACTCAATAAGTTGAACCCAATGATAGCCAGGATGTATGGGTACGAGTCGTTAAGCGGGTTTTGCGTGGGGGTTAAAATGAAATTGACAAACTGAAGGGTAAGGAGGGCCAGCAGGGACACGATGCCCAGACGGATTAGTGTGAAGCGAAATTTGTTCGACATGATGCCTTCCTTTTTATCTCCTATCCCGAAATATAGCATAATTCTTTACATCACTAACATTAATGGATACGATTCCCTCCAGTCTATCAATTTCTCATCTCAGGTTACAAAAATCTATTCTTACTTTTTGGCTGTATCATTTACAGGGACCAGTTTACCAATGGTCTTCAGGTACTGTGTAACACTCAGTTTTACATTCGATTTGGCATCGATGTTATCGCTTAAGGCCTTTTCCCACTGCGCCTGACCTTCCAGGTAATTGGCCAGTGTTTCCATGCCCACTTCGTAATTATCCTTACTCTCCTTCAGGTTCTCTTTGGCCTGTTCCAAAGCTTTTTCGGTGAGGTTTAGCCGTGTCAAAGCATCTTTCAGGCTGAACCGGGCTTTGGCAATCTGGAGTGTCATCTTTTCAGTGACGTCCTGCAGATCGGTTTTTTGCATTTCTTGTTCTGCCTCTGCCGCTTTGATTTTATTGCGTCCTTCACCCCAGTTGAAAATAGGGATCTTGAGCGAAGCCATGGCCGTGAAAGCGGTGCCGGAATAGGTTGAACCGTTTATCTTAGGCCCTTCCAGGTAATTGTAGCCGGCCGATGCTCCCAGCTGTGGAAGAAAATCAGCACGTGTCAGTCCGACTTGTTGCTGTTTCAGTTCGACCTGCTTCTTCACGATTTGCCAGTCGGGGCGGTTTTGTGGATTCTCATCTTCCGGGTTGGTCGAGGGAATAACCCCAATGGTCAGACTGTCGGCTGCTGTCACTGATGTATTCAGCGGTAACCCGATGATGCGACACAGATTCATGCGCGCCAGTTCTCGCCCGTTCTCCGCTTTCTGAACCATCAATACCGCTTCGTTTCGTTTTACTTCTGCTTTCAGCAAGTCGTTGCGCGAACTCATGCCGGTATCGTAACTGTTTTGCAAAATATTGACCAGTTCGTCGAGCATCTTTTTGTACTCTTTGGCTGCCTTCACTTTATCTTTCAGCGTAAGGTAAGTCCAGTAAGCCTGGTCACTTTCGTAGATGACGTTTGATTGCTGCAACCGGATATTGGCGTTGGCTATCTCTTCTGCCACTCCGGCCATTTCGTTGGCCTTGCGGATTTTTCCGCCCATGTAAATGGGTTGTTCGAGTTTCACTCCGGCCAATGCCACACCTTTGAGCCCGATTTCCAGGTTGACGTCGGGCATGAAGGCATACATGTTAAATACCGGATTTCCATCGGAACCGATGACCGGTTGCCCTGTGGACGGATTGACCATTACGTTGGGCTGTAACTGCCCGCTGGCATCCGGCTTGTAGGTCGGCAGGTAGCCTCCATCGATCGTGTAATCGATGGTCTTTGGCGTATAGAGAAACGTTCCGGTAGCCGATAATTTCGGGAAATAATTGGCCCGGTAAGCCTTCTTGTCATACGTGGCTTTCTCTTTCTGTGTGTTGGCCTTGCTAATCTGTTTGCTATACTCCAGCGCCATCTCGCGGCATTTGTCCCGGTTGAGGGATAGCTGGGCATGAGCAACCGTTGCAGATGCAAGGAATATGAGAATGAATATATGAATTCGTTGTATCATGGTTGATTACTTTTTAGATGCTTCCCGTTTAGGATGATGGATGTGAAAGAAAAGTGAATAAAGCACCGGTATAAAAATCAGTGTGATGAGCGTTCCGACCAGCAAGCCGGCCATGATGGTGACCGCCAGCGAGCCGAACATATCATCAGGTAGCAGCGGAATCATACCCAGAATGGTGGTTAAGGAGGCCATCATTACCGGACGAAGCCTGGAAGCCGATGAATCGATGATCGCCTGGTAGCGGTCTTTCCCCGATTCGATTTGCAGGCCTATCTCCTCAATGAGCACCACTCCGTTTTTAATCATCATACCAATTAATCCCAGTGCACCGACGATGGCGACAAAGCCGAACTCTTTTCCCGAAAGGAGCATACCAGAAACAATCCCAATGGTAGCCAACGGCAGACTGAGCAGGATGATAGCTGGTTTTTTGAAATCCCTGAACAGGGCAATCAGGATACCAATCATCAGGATAATTGCCATGGGCAAATGCATGAACAGATACTTCTGCGATTCGCTGCTGGCTTCATATTCGCCCTGCCATTCCAGATGGTAACCTTCGGGCAGTTTGATAGCTTCGATTTTGTTTTTGATATTCTGGCGCACCTCTTCCGGCGAATGCCCGGGGACGTTATTGCATTGTGCCTTGATAGCCCGCTCACCGTTGTGTCTCCGGACAACCGGTTCTTCCCATTGTGGCGAAATGCCTTTGGTCGCCTGATTGAGCGGCTTGCTACCCAGTGCTTTCTCCAGCAGGTCGGCTTTCGTCGTCTGACCGGTCAACAAGCCTCGTAGCTCCTGCGGACTGATATTCCCGGTCGTAGGAGTCAGACTCCATACCGGAATATTGTCCAGTTTCTGAACCGGTTTTCCTTCAGCGTTGGTGCTTTTCAGGTAGATGGGAAGCGTGTGCGTTCCTTCGTGATACTTTCCAACCGGCAAACCATCGGTTGCAGCCAGCAGTGCCAGACTGACATCGCTTCGGGACAAACCTGCCTGACGGGCCAGCGGCTGGTAATAGTCCACCTTCAGGTATGGTGTCTCCGGCTCCCAATTATTGGTTACCAGTGTAGCCGTTGGTTCTGCTTTCATGATGTCTTCCGCCTTCTTCGCCAGCTTTTTCAATACAGCCGGGTCCGGACCGGTGAACAGCGCCTCGATCGGAAATTCCTTGTACATCAGGTTGTACCGCTTCATACGGACGTATGCCTGCGGATAATGGGCTGTCAGATATTTCTGCAACGTATCCATTTTCTCTTTCAGCACATCAGGGCTGGTGAAATCGACGATGAGCTCTCCGTAATTCTGCGATGGCTGAGCGATGGAGCGCACCAGGTTATAACGGGCTGGTGTTCCACCCAGACTGGTGGTTACATGCGTTACCTCTGGTTGTTTCATCAGGTACTCTTCCATGCTTTTCAGGTCACTGTTCACCTGCTCGATGCGGGTGCCACCATGAGCGCGATACTCGATGTAAAGCTGATTGTAGCTCAAATCGGGGAAGAATCCCTGTTTGACGTACCGATACGAAAATCCGGTGATGAGCAGTAAAACAACAGTTGCTCCAATGGTCAGTGCACGGTGATACAGGAGGAAGTTCAACGTCTTCCTGAAAAAGTCATATATCTTGCCTTCGTGTGCACCTTTGCCGTTGCTTTTAATTTTCGACTTCTTGAACCGCTTATCAGCGATGATCGGGATATGTGTTAGTGCGAGAACCCAACTCAGCAGCAACGATACGGCCAGTACGATGAACAGGTCGCGAACATATTCACCAGAGGTATCGGGCGAAAGGAAGATGGGTAAAAACGCAATGATGGCAATCAGTGTGGCTCCCAGCAGGGGCAATGCTGTTTTCTTCGCCGTATTTCGCAAGGCCTTCGACTTTTTGACGCCGTTTTGCAGGTCTACGAGGATTCCATCTACTATCACAATCGCATTGTCGACCAGCATTCCCATGGCAACAATCAGCGATGCCAGAGACACACGCTGCAACGTTCCGTTGAAGAAGTTGAGGAACAGGAACGACCCCAGGATGGTAATGATAAGACCGCTACCGATGAGGATACCGCTTCGCAGGCCCATGGTAATCATCAGGATGACAATTACAATCAGTACCGATTCGAGCAGGTTGACCATGAAGCCTTTGATGGCATCTTCTACCTTATCGGGCTGGAAGAAAACTTTGTGAAAGCTGATGCCGGCCGGAATGCGCGATTGCTGCAGTTCGGCCAGCTTGGCATCGATTTTTTTTCCAAGATTGATGATATTTCCGCCTTTTTCCATCGAAAAGGCGATTCCCAGCGCTTTCTGTCCGTCGTAACGCATTAGTTGACGGTAGGGTTCCTGGTACCCACGGGTCACCGTAGCCACATCTTTCAACCGGATTTGGTCGGATTCGTGCCCCTGAATCAGCAGGTTTTTAATATCGTCGATGCTTTTGTAGGTGTCGTTCACCGCCACCCGGAGACGTTTGCTACCGGCATTGAACTCGCCGGCATAAACGGTTTTATTCTGACTGTTCAACGTGTTTAGAATCTCAGCAGGATGAACGCCCAGGTTGGCCATTCGGTTTTCTTTGAATTCCACGTTGATGCAAGGATTCCGTTCTCCGTAAATCTGTACCCGGCTGACACCCGGAATATTCTGTACCTCGCGTTTCACGAGATCGGCGTAGTCTGACATTTTCTCGTAGCTGTAGCCATCGGCAGTCATGGCGTAGAACATGCCATACACGTCGCCGAAGTCGTCGACAACGATGGATTGCTGCGCTTCACTTGGCAAAGAAGCCTGGACATCGTGTACCTTACGGCGAAGGATGTCCCATTTTTCTTCCAGCTCATTTGCTTTTGTCGTGCTTTTCAGATCGACTTTTATCTCGGAGTAGTTGTCCAGCGACCGGGAGTCGATGCTTTTGATGTCTCCCATCGAGCGAATGGCTTTCTCCAGTTTATCGGTTACCTGAAGTTCAACTTCATGGGCCGATGCTCCCGGGTAAACGGTTACCACCAGGGCCTGCTTTACTTTGATTTCCGGGTCTTCCAGCTTGCTCATCTTGAAAAATGAGTAAGCCCCTCCGGCAATCAGGACGAAAAGCAGAAAATAAACCAGTGGCTTATTTTTAAATGCGCTTTCAGTCAAATTCATTATAACAGCCCTCCTACATTTGTTTTGCTAACCGGTGCCAATGGTTTTACTTTCTGTCCCTCTTTCAGCGAATGCACGCCAGCTGTGACAATTAATTCACCCGCTTTTAATCCGGAAGAGATCTCCATCGTTCCATTGCTGCGAACAGACTGTGTGGTTACCTCGCGGGGTTCGATCTGATTTGTTTTCGGCGAATAAATCCAGACCATCGATTTTCCATTCCGGTCGAACACGGCGGTTACCGGAATGAATACCAAATCCTGGTTTCCTGTCAGGTAATTGATGGTTATATTGACATTCATTCCTGCCGCAACGTGAAGGTCTTTGGGCGGTTCCAAACGGAAGCGGGCCTGGTACAACTGGTTCATATTCGATTTGGGGACAATCTCCAGCAATTTCAGCGGAATGGGCTGATTGGGATATACATCCACCGTACAGGAGAAGCCGGCAAATTGATTCTGCCGGATATAGTCGGTTGCCGGAATATCTGCATCTACTTCAAAATGTGAGGTGTTGAGGAAGGAAACAATCGGGTAGCCGGCATCGACTGTTTCGTGATTATCGTAGAATTTCTTCTGTACATACCCATCGAAAGGAGCAACGAGCCGCGTGTCGTTCAATGCATTGCGATCGGCATTTAGTTTTGCTGTGATTTGTTTTAAGCCGGAAATCGCTTTGTCGTAGTCGTTCGGCGTTACACTGTTGCGTTTGTACAACTCCTTCACCCGGTCGGCCTGCGCTTTAACCTGGTCGTACTTGGCCTGGCTGGCCGCCAGCTGAATTTTGTAATCGCGCGGATCGATTTGGGCAATCAGCTGACCTTTCTTCACAAACTGACCTTCCTGAACCGGAAAACGAAGAATC
This Prolixibacter sp. NT017 DNA region includes the following protein-coding sequences:
- a CDS encoding TolC family protein translates to MIQRIHIFILIFLASATVAHAQLSLNRDKCREMALEYSKQISKANTQKEKATYDKKAYRANYFPKLSATGTFLYTPKTIDYTIDGGYLPTYKPDASGQLQPNVMVNPSTGQPVIGSDGNPVFNMYAFMPDVNLEIGLKGVALAGVKLEQPIYMGGKIRKANEMAGVAEEIANANIRLQQSNVIYESDQAYWTYLTLKDKVKAAKEYKKMLDELVNILQNSYDTGMSSRNDLLKAEVKRNEAVLMVQKAENGRELARMNLCRIIGLPLNTSVTAADSLTIGVIPSTNPEDENPQNRPDWQIVKKQVELKQQQVGLTRADFLPQLGASAGYNYLEGPKINGSTYSGTAFTAMASLKIPIFNWGEGRNKIKAAEAEQEMQKTDLQDVTEKMTLQIAKARFSLKDALTRLNLTEKALEQAKENLKESKDNYEVGMETLANYLEGQAQWEKALSDNIDAKSNVKLSVTQYLKTIGKLVPVNDTAKK
- a CDS encoding sensor histidine kinase, producing the protein MSNKFRFTLIRLGIVSLLALLTLQFVNFILTPTQNPLNDSYPYILAIIGFNLLSEGNIQINRYLDKKTPWFFRVMPRVLKQVSLSLLWTAIVGFALFRAIPNNTCNPEVHFRGIILTYVFGAIFVLIFNSILFLRSFFSNWRNSLIENEKLKQEKLKSEYRVLQNQMNPHFLFNSLSVLISEIHYNPDKAQEFARKMADVYRYVLQRRDDETVSLEKELQFTEKFIFLHKIRLGEAISLDNQVEPELLKLRIPPLTLQILVENAIKHNRATEKEPLHIWLKTDAETMTLEVRNNRQEKTTTFSSGTGLNNLSDRYRLLSGKTIKITETETEFTVQIPLLD
- a CDS encoding MFS transporter translates to MLNKLVNEYRVFNTYPKGMRILLITNLIYSLVLPIIEMFIGAYIMRNSHEAKLVVIFQLALYSGIPLTFAINGFLLRKIKIAWLYSFGMLLSGVSMSAMMMLHELDATGIGVAGLIMGLSYGFFWANRDFLALETTDDNNRNYYYGLESFFYTLTGVIVPYVVGVFIGATDEHHWFGGNTNMAYRIVTASVFLLTIISSIVVHRGNFVNPKQERFLYFRFHVLWRKMLGLASLKGLAQGYIVTAPAMLIMKLVGNEDVLGTVQAIGAIFSAIVLYLIGRMAKPKHRIYIFSFGLLLFATGSFINAGLYSSLGVILFMLCLVMARPLLDVAYFPIQLKVIDTVAAIEKRNQFTYILNHELGLYVGRLIGCGLFILMATYIGEDFALKYALVIIGLLQLLSIFVAQNIIKSKY
- a CDS encoding LytTR family DNA-binding domain-containing protein; the protein is MNVLIIEDELPTQRMMTDLISNIRPDWHIVACLDSVRDSVDWLKTHPNPDLIFSDIQLSDGICFEIFDAVQPQSFVIFVTSYDEYAIQAFRVNSVDYLLKPIEPAMLGKSIEKLDAMQKQVKATELLGSDYKELAEALLSGQKKYRTRMAIPTADGFVKINVNDIAFFYSSQKTTTATTFQEVNHVVDHPLDKLEKQLDPEQFFRANRQFIINIDAVSRVNNWFNGKLVVKTKPESEEKIIVSRERARFFRNWLDR
- a CDS encoding glycoside hydrolase family 130 protein, which encodes MAKRFAGNPILRPGDLKPSREGLKIECLLNPGVFRYDGKIWMLLRVAERPEQKEGFTSFPLYKENGELEIKEFKNDDPELDLSDPRVISYQGQDYLTTISHLRLVCSDDGVHFHEPEGYPLLTGKGIHESYGIEDCRVSQIDDTYHLTYTAVSHLGVGVGLRTTKNWKEFEHHGMIFPAHNKDSAIFEEKINGRYYAFHRPSSPELGGNYIWLASSPDGDHWGNHQCIAQTRKGKWDSVRIGAGAAPIRTDEGWLEIYHGANEDNQYCLGALLMDIDDPSKVLARSEEQPIMMPAEEYEKTGFFGNVIFTNGHLVDGDEITMYYGAADEVICGANFSVKEILESLH
- a CDS encoding RagB/SusD family nutrient uptake outer membrane protein; protein product: MRKIYMILVASTLLLFTGCDKYLYKEPIGLLTPDQVDTSPTESAVEYSVFTSYQLLSSTLNIIGEWGWDDGTVLRNDFILSDIASDDMQKKWNPDGDQAWMDEIDHFNFTSDNAGFNGQWAYDYDGISRSNLAISYLTNDELMGKLTMDSNLRNRLLGEVYFLRAFYYFDLVNNFGDVPLLVKPLESFSEAYDVATRAPKAQVMDQIRADLAQAVTLLPNSKYSDNTQPWRASKGAAIAMQAKVELYSENWQKVLDYVNQLDGLGFYSLDDNYFDNFQVEKEFTDNEVIFAYDHESNTVPRSGNGLCALLGWGFVAPEQNFIDEFEPNDPRLLYTVDVDNQAVYKILGETNTDNKGNDDSPSNKIYIRYADVMLWKAEADINLGNYTEAIGIINEVRARARNTVAIDGTTPPAGTLPDRDVNSTDKAQIMGWLRHERRVELGFESQRFNDLKRWGIAKDVLDAQGQNFQDNNYLYPIPQREIDKSGGTITQNPGY